The nucleotide sequence AGAACGCCAGCAACTGCAGCGACAACTGGAACGATTGCGGCAGCAGCAAGAAGAATTGCTGCGAGAAACCGACGAATTGAATCAACGTATGCAATCGCCCGTCAATCAGTCCCAGATGTCACAGCAATCGCAACAACTGGAACAAACCCGCGAAAACGTTCGTCAAGCCAGCGAGGCCTTACAGCAAAGCGATGTCGGCGGTGCCCTGTCAGCAGGGAAGCGGGCGGAACGCGAATTCGAACAGCTTCGTGACGAAGTTCGACAACAGGCGGCGGGCCAGTTCGACGATCAAATGCGACAACTGCAGCAACAGGCTCGTGATCTGGAGCAACAGCAACGCGAAATCAATGAAGGCCAACGCGAAGAATCATCACAACGACAGCCCGGACTGCGTCGTGAGCAAGGTGACGATTCGCTGCTGCAACAAATTCGCCGCCAACGCGAAGACCTGGATGATTTGATGGACCAAATCCAAGACACCGTCCAACAGGCGGAAACGGCCGAACCCTTGTTGGCGCAGAAGTTGTACGACGGGTATCGCCGCGGCAAGCAATCGCGAATCGATCAGGCTCTGTCGAACATGGACCAGTTGGTACAACGCGGATTCGAGGAAGAGTCTCGACCGCTGGGTGAACAAGCCCTGGAGGCGATCGAAACGCTTCGCCAAGACGTTGATCAGGCAGCCGAGTCCGTGCTGGGCGATCCGACCGAAGGGTTGCGTCGCGCCGCTGACAAGCTGGAGCGATTGGACGAAAGTCTGCAGACCGAACGCGGCGACCGCCAAGGTTCGGCGGAAGGCACGGCATCCGGCGAAGCATCAAGCGAAGACCAGGCATCGTCCGATGGGCGTCGGACAGACGATGAAGGATCACGGCAAGATCCCGACCGTCCCGACAGGCAATCCGCCGAAGATTCAGGGGCCTCGCCAAGTCAACGACCGCAATCACAGCAGCCATCGGATCAGCAACAAGGCCAGCAATCGCAGGGGCAGCAACAACAACAGCAGCAACAACAAGGGCGATCGGGTCAAGGACAGGCTTCTGACCGCCGGTCGGAACAAAGTCAGTCGCGTGAAAGGCAACCAGGACAAGCGGGGCAACCGGGACAACGTCCGTCACAAGCGTCATCGGATGGTCAGCGTGGCGGGGCTTCACAATCGCCGCAGCAAGGCACGACGCCGCGCCAGCGCCCGTCGCTGCGTGGCGGTCCGGCGCAGAACGATCGTCGTGGCACCGAGGGTGGCGGCGGCCAGATCATGCATGGCGGTGAAAGCCCGGACGAAGGCCAACCGATGGCGGGACCGTTCAACGGGGACGCCTACAGTGAATGGACCGATGAACTTCGCGACGTCGAAGAAATGCTAGAAACGCCCGAGCTGCGATCCCGGGCCACACAGATCCGCGATCGTGCCCGCGAATTGCGTCGCGAACAAATCCGCCATTCACAACCGCCGCAGTGGGAAGTCGTTGACGAGATGATCGCAACGCCCCTGCGCGAACTGCGTCGCGCGGTTCGTGAAGAATTGATGCGGCGTACGGCGGAAAAGAATTCCAAGGTTCCCATCGACCGCGATCCGGTGCCCGGTCGGTTTGCCGATGCGGTCCAGCGGTACTATGAAAACTTGGGCAGCGGCCAAGTCAGTTCGGAGGACCGCCAGCCTTGACGTTCGATCTGTTGCCGAAAAACATCATCCTGCAGTCGCCCGATTGGGCGCCCGTCGCGTTTTTGCTGTTGGGCGTCATCGCGTTGCTGGTCGTCACCAACTACTGGCGGATGCGGGCCGCTTGGTGGGTCAAGTGTCTTGGTGTCTTGTTAAAGCTGACGGCGTTGGTGCTGCTCGCCGTTTGCATCGTTCAGCCGATGGTCCAGGCCCGTCGTCCGCGGCCACAGGCGAACCTGTTGCCCATCTTGATCGACGACAGCCGCAGCATGCAGTTGAAAGCCGATCGGGGTGACCGGTCACGCGGCGAATCGGTTCAACAGTGGCTGGATCGCGAAAACGGCTGGATGGTCCGCGTTGCACAAGATTTTGATGTGCGTCCCTATCGTTTCGCGGCTCGACTGGACCAGATGGCTGATCCCGCCGATTTGACGTTCGACGGCGGCGCGTCGACGTTGCGGACCAGTCTGGTTCAGCTGCAACAACGCTTCGACCGGCGTCCGATGGCCGGCGTCGTCTTGATGACCGACGGCAACGCGACCGACGATGCGGTGGACGATTTTCAGTGGGCCGACTTGGGATTCCCCGTCTATCCGGTGGTCCCCGATTCGGTTCGAACGCCGGACGATTTGCGGATCAGCAGCGTCACCGTGCGGCAGACCGACTTTGAAACGTCACCCGTGACGGTGACGGTTTCCGCCCAGGCGTCTGACGATGATTTGTCAGAAATTCAAATGCGGTTGATCGATTGCGTTTCAGGCAACGTCGTGGCCGAGCAATCGGTTGCCGCCGGTGCCGACGGTCGTACATTCCAGTCGCGTTTCCAATTTCGTCCCCAACAATCCGGTGTCAATTTTTACGAAGTGGCGGTGTTTGACCAACGCGATCGTGATCGTTTTCCCGCGACGGTCGGCAAACCGGATTCGGATGAATTGGAATCCGCCAGCCGCTGGGAAGCCACGTTGTTGAACAACCGTCGTCTGGTCGCGGTCGACCGACGGGGCGGACCCTATCGTGTTTTGTACATGGCCGGGCGTCCGAACTGGGATTTCAAATTCATGCGGCGCGCCCTTCAGGAGGATGCCGAGATTGATTTGGTGGGGTTGTTGCGAATCGCCAACAAGGAACCGAAATTCACGTTTCGCGATTCCACAATCAATGAGACCAATCCGCTGTTTGCGGGGCTGGGACAGGACGAAGAAGAGACCGCCGAACAGTACGACGAACCGGTCGTGATCCGACTGGGTATCAAGGATTCCGATGAACTTAGCGACGGGTTTCCCGACACTGCGGAGGAACTGTTCGCCTATCACGCCGTGATTTTGGACGACATCGAACCGGCGTTCTTCACCGCAGACCAACTGTTGTTGCTGCGTCGCTTTGTGGCTGCACGCGGCGGCGCGCTGATGTTGATGGGGGGCGCCGAATCGTTCGGCGCGTCGGATTTTGCGAACACGCCTTTGGGCGAAATGTCGCCGGTCTATGCCCCCGGTCGTGCGGTGTTCCGCGATGAACGGTCCGCCCCGCGACGCGATCGCAAGTTGGAACTGACCCGCGAAGGCATGCTCAGCCCCTGGGTCCGATTGCGTGACAACGAGTCAGCCGAACGGCAACGTTTGGATCGGATGCCCGCGTTTCGAACCGTCAATCCGGTCGGTGACATCAAGCCGGGGGCCCAGACGATGTTGATGTTGCGGGATGAAGATGGCAACCGGGTCCCGGGCTTGGTCGTCCAGCGTTTTGGAAACGGTCGCACCGCCGCTTGGACGATCGCAGACGCATGGCGATGGTCGATGCGGCGCGACCGTTCGGCCAACGATGATCCCGGCCAAGCATGGCGTCAAACCACGCACTGGTTGGTCGGCGAGGTTCCGCGTCGGGTGCAGTTGCAGTTGCAGTTGGAAGGCGGACGATCGCTCGGCAGCCCGGTTCAAATCACCGTCGATTGTCGTGATGCAGAATATCTGCCGCTGGACAACGCATCGATCGATTTGAAAGTCCAACAACAGCAATTCGGCACCACAGATAAGCCCGCCACACAAGCCTCCGAAAGGCTGGACGTTCAGCTTCAGCCAAGTGAGACGGAGCCTGGCAAGTATGTCGGTCGCTTCTGGCCGCGTGACGAAGGTGCGTATCGCTTCACCGCGGATGTGCAGGCGGAAGACGGCAGCCCGGTGGGGCGTGCCGAAACCGGTTGGGTCAGCCGAAGTGATGCCAGCGAATTCGAACGCTTGACTTGGGATCGCGATGGGTTGGCGGAAATCGCCCGACAAACCGGCGGCGAAGTGATCTCCGCCGGTGATTTGGGATCCTTTGCCAAATCACTGCCCAATCGAAAGGTGCCGGTGACTGAAATCTGGCAGTATCCGTTGTGGCACCAACCTTGGGTGCTGTG is from Crateriforma conspicua and encodes:
- a CDS encoding glutamine amidotransferase, whose amino-acid sequence is MTFDLLPKNIILQSPDWAPVAFLLLGVIALLVVTNYWRMRAAWWVKCLGVLLKLTALVLLAVCIVQPMVQARRPRPQANLLPILIDDSRSMQLKADRGDRSRGESVQQWLDRENGWMVRVAQDFDVRPYRFAARLDQMADPADLTFDGGASTLRTSLVQLQQRFDRRPMAGVVLMTDGNATDDAVDDFQWADLGFPVYPVVPDSVRTPDDLRISSVTVRQTDFETSPVTVTVSAQASDDDLSEIQMRLIDCVSGNVVAEQSVAAGADGRTFQSRFQFRPQQSGVNFYEVAVFDQRDRDRFPATVGKPDSDELESASRWEATLLNNRRLVAVDRRGGPYRVLYMAGRPNWDFKFMRRALQEDAEIDLVGLLRIANKEPKFTFRDSTINETNPLFAGLGQDEEETAEQYDEPVVIRLGIKDSDELSDGFPDTAEELFAYHAVILDDIEPAFFTADQLLLLRRFVAARGGALMLMGGAESFGASDFANTPLGEMSPVYAPGRAVFRDERSAPRRDRKLELTREGMLSPWVRLRDNESAERQRLDRMPAFRTVNPVGDIKPGAQTMLMLRDEDGNRVPGLVVQRFGNGRTAAWTIADAWRWSMRRDRSANDDPGQAWRQTTHWLVGEVPRRVQLQLQLEGGRSLGSPVQITVDCRDAEYLPLDNASIDLKVQQQQFGTTDKPATQASERLDVQLQPSETEPGKYVGRFWPRDEGAYRFTADVQAEDGSPVGRAETGWVSRSDASEFERLTWDRDGLAEIARQTGGEVISAGDLGSFAKSLPNRKVPVTEIWQYPLWHQPWVLCIAMACLCGEWTLRRWQGAR